The Eurosta solidaginis isolate ZX-2024a chromosome 4, ASM4086904v1, whole genome shotgun sequence genome includes a window with the following:
- the LOC137250520 gene encoding uncharacterized protein isoform X2, whose amino-acid sequence MDEGALSSSRNVEHNEGEVEEASTSVPPLGNLHSHNVELFDPAMDLDELSLPTAFDILKFYFFLADQIRKANKIFTYKAFTPNVYDKLIEIWSKLNIDLLDKRAVTKNYMHYFTNTRNCLRPDDIWKNLKVSLMRNDRTQKNLGRGILRRFEKQLNRELHWWICLLHFNELPFRHLYETLEKSRSTGPRTSTGSLEKDLHNCHNQQVVTNFEAIPLENMPPPLDEDEEKKLSTDSKYLYKIANAISNGYVPPSLAMITPGPIIHARWLTKAYRIFRLYATINTPSENLKILATYIMFVYVPMYFNVKY is encoded by the exons ATGGACGAAGGAGCATTATCATCATCAAGAAATGTAGAGCACAATGAGGGCGAAGTAGAAGAAGCATCAACGTCAGTACCGCCGTTAGGCAACTTGCATTCTCATAATGTGGAACTATTCGATCCAGCAATGGATCTAGATGAACTTTCTTTGCCAACTGCATTCGatattctgaaattttacttttttttggccGATCAGATCAGAAAGGCAAataaaatattcacatacaagGCATTCACACCAAATGTTTACGATAAACTTATAGAAATTTGGAGCAAACTGAATATCGATTTATTGGATAAAAGAGCCGTCACAAAAAACTACATGCATTACTTTACAAATACAAGGAATTGTCTACGGCCGGACgatatttggaaaaatttgaaagtttcgTTGATG CGCAACGATAGAACACAAAAAAACCTGGGCAGAGGTATATTGCGACGATTTGAAAAGCAACTGAACAGAGAATTACACTGGTGGATTTGTTTACTACATTTCAATGAATTGCCGTTTCGTCATTTGTATGAAACACTGGAAAAATCGCGATCGACTGGCCCAAGAACCTCAACTGGATCACTTGAAAAAGATCTTCACAATTGCCATAACCAACAG GTTGTTACGAATTTTGAAGCGATTCCACTTGAAAACATGCCACCACCCTTGGATGAAGATGAAGAGAAGAAACTATCAACGGATTCGAAGTATCTATACAAAATTGCTAATGCTATTTCGAATGGTTACGTTCCACCTTCACTGGCTATGATTACACCGGGCCCTATAATTCATGCTAGATGGCTCACAAAAGCCTATAGAATCTTTCGTCTTTACGCTACAATCAACACTCCATCCGAGAATTTGAAAATCTTGGCAACATACATAATGTTCGTGTACGTTCCCATGTATTTTAACGTCAAATATTAG
- the LOC137250520 gene encoding uncharacterized protein isoform X1 yields MVYIDRDGRVLEQRPWSIERVLEMFTGIWFVIVTLRHKEHNMDEGALSSSRNVEHNEGEVEEASTSVPPLGNLHSHNVELFDPAMDLDELSLPTAFDILKFYFFLADQIRKANKIFTYKAFTPNVYDKLIEIWSKLNIDLLDKRAVTKNYMHYFTNTRNCLRPDDIWKNLKVSLMRNDRTQKNLGRGILRRFEKQLNRELHWWICLLHFNELPFRHLYETLEKSRSTGPRTSTGSLEKDLHNCHNQQVVTNFEAIPLENMPPPLDEDEEKKLSTDSKYLYKIANAISNGYVPPSLAMITPGPIIHARWLTKAYRIFRLYATINTPSENLKILATYIMFVYVPMYFNVKY; encoded by the exons gAGGCATAAGGAACACAATATGGACGAAGGAGCATTATCATCATCAAGAAATGTAGAGCACAATGAGGGCGAAGTAGAAGAAGCATCAACGTCAGTACCGCCGTTAGGCAACTTGCATTCTCATAATGTGGAACTATTCGATCCAGCAATGGATCTAGATGAACTTTCTTTGCCAACTGCATTCGatattctgaaattttacttttttttggccGATCAGATCAGAAAGGCAAataaaatattcacatacaagGCATTCACACCAAATGTTTACGATAAACTTATAGAAATTTGGAGCAAACTGAATATCGATTTATTGGATAAAAGAGCCGTCACAAAAAACTACATGCATTACTTTACAAATACAAGGAATTGTCTACGGCCGGACgatatttggaaaaatttgaaagtttcgTTGATG CGCAACGATAGAACACAAAAAAACCTGGGCAGAGGTATATTGCGACGATTTGAAAAGCAACTGAACAGAGAATTACACTGGTGGATTTGTTTACTACATTTCAATGAATTGCCGTTTCGTCATTTGTATGAAACACTGGAAAAATCGCGATCGACTGGCCCAAGAACCTCAACTGGATCACTTGAAAAAGATCTTCACAATTGCCATAACCAACAG GTTGTTACGAATTTTGAAGCGATTCCACTTGAAAACATGCCACCACCCTTGGATGAAGATGAAGAGAAGAAACTATCAACGGATTCGAAGTATCTATACAAAATTGCTAATGCTATTTCGAATGGTTACGTTCCACCTTCACTGGCTATGATTACACCGGGCCCTATAATTCATGCTAGATGGCTCACAAAAGCCTATAGAATCTTTCGTCTTTACGCTACAATCAACACTCCATCCGAGAATTTGAAAATCTTGGCAACATACATAATGTTCGTGTACGTTCCCATGTATTTTAACGTCAAATATTAG